In one Neobacillus sp. WH10 genomic region, the following are encoded:
- a CDS encoding amino acid permease produces the protein MAQQELKRDLANRHVQLIAIGGTIGTGLFLGSGKAIQLAGPSIVLAYLVVGIALFFVMRALGELLLSKAGYQSFTDIAEDYLGPRAAFVTGWTYWFCWIMTAMADVIAVGVYVQYWFDIPQWVPAIICLIILLGLNLLTVKLFGELEFWFALIKVITILALIGIGVILLMKGFTTNAGTVTIKNLWEHGGLFPNGISGFLLSFQMVVFAFVGVELVGVSAAETSNPQKNIPSAINKIPLRILFFYVGALIVLLCINPWTELNAAESPFVKTFSLVGIPIAAGIINFVVLTSAASACNSGMFSTSRILYNLSTNDQAPANFAKLNKNHVPGNALWISTLVVSVGALLSKLIPEQAFGIVTTISAICFIWVWGVILICHLSYKKTRPHLHAKSKFKAPLTPFINYAVLTLFAMILIIMLFAEETRPALMLTPLWFILLFTLYSYRRKEKNINYQHRINN, from the coding sequence ATTAAAGAGGGATTTAGCAAATCGGCATGTTCAACTAATCGCAATTGGCGGTACTATTGGCACCGGATTATTCTTGGGGTCCGGTAAAGCCATACAACTGGCAGGGCCATCCATCGTCCTTGCCTATTTAGTCGTGGGTATCGCCCTTTTTTTTGTTATGAGGGCGCTTGGAGAACTCCTGTTGTCTAAAGCAGGTTATCAATCTTTTACAGACATTGCCGAAGACTATCTTGGACCACGGGCAGCGTTTGTAACCGGATGGACATATTGGTTTTGTTGGATTATGACTGCTATGGCTGATGTTATTGCTGTTGGTGTATATGTACAATATTGGTTTGATATTCCACAATGGGTACCTGCAATCATCTGTTTGATCATTTTATTAGGACTCAATCTATTAACTGTAAAGCTTTTTGGAGAATTGGAGTTTTGGTTTGCTTTAATAAAGGTAATAACGATTCTTGCATTAATCGGTATTGGGGTTATTTTGCTGATGAAGGGATTCACGACAAATGCAGGAACGGTTACTATTAAAAATCTTTGGGAACATGGGGGACTCTTTCCAAACGGAATCTCAGGTTTCTTACTTTCATTCCAAATGGTTGTATTTGCATTTGTCGGTGTAGAATTAGTGGGTGTTTCCGCAGCAGAAACATCTAATCCACAAAAAAACATTCCATCGGCCATTAATAAAATTCCTTTAAGAATTCTTTTTTTCTACGTTGGCGCACTTATCGTCCTATTATGTATTAATCCATGGACGGAACTAAATGCAGCAGAAAGTCCTTTTGTCAAAACGTTTAGTTTAGTCGGGATTCCGATTGCCGCAGGAATTATTAATTTTGTCGTATTAACTTCAGCCGCTTCTGCTTGTAACAGCGGGATGTTTTCAACAAGTCGAATCCTATATAATTTAAGCACTAATGACCAGGCGCCAGCTAATTTTGCAAAACTGAATAAAAATCATGTACCAGGGAACGCGTTATGGATATCAACGCTTGTTGTTTCAGTGGGAGCTCTTTTGAGCAAGCTTATTCCGGAACAAGCTTTTGGAATCGTGACAACCATTAGTGCCATTTGTTTTATTTGGGTTTGGGGTGTCATTCTAATTTGCCATTTAAGCTATAAGAAAACACGTCCGCATTTACATGCAAAATCAAAATTTAAAGCACCATTGACACCATTTATTAATTACGCTGTCCTAACGTTGTTTGCTATGATTCTCATTATTATGCTGTTTGCTGAAGAAACACGTCCTGCCTTAATGTTGACACCTCTATGGTTTATTCTATTATTTACTTTGTATTCATATAGAAGAAAGGAAAAAAATATTAATTATCAGCATAGAATCAACAATTAA
- a CDS encoding LysM peptidoglycan-binding domain-containing protein, whose product MKKFFLIVFCLILSMLLNIFPAHAIGNTSSNIYEVKSGDTLPGLANKFDTFVEEIKVTNGLQSNTLFVGQKLWVPMMYEVVYGDTLREISSAYNSTVDMIKTTNGLSSEQIHVGQRLKIIPKKMTMQGQYILMTREEFGDWLFHNRFTRKISLIQQHHTWLPSYKQFYSSNHFKMLKSMENYHVNKMGWKNIAQNITTFPDGKIAVSRPFDMAPEGSIGDEANSVGIAIENVGNFDIGHDVMTEEQKETIVYITALLCIKFGLTPSVDSITYHHWWHYRTKERVLDNSKEYEVKTCPGTGFFGGNSTISAKTYFYPLVSRKMQEISASMH is encoded by the coding sequence ATGAAAAAATTTTTTCTGATTGTATTTTGTTTGATATTAAGTATGCTACTTAATATTTTTCCTGCTCATGCAATTGGAAATACCTCTAGCAATATTTATGAGGTAAAATCAGGTGACACTTTACCTGGACTTGCAAATAAATTTGATACGTTTGTAGAAGAGATAAAAGTAACTAATGGATTGCAATCCAATACATTATTCGTTGGTCAGAAATTGTGGGTTCCGATGATGTATGAAGTTGTTTATGGAGATACACTTAGGGAGATTTCATCAGCATACAATTCAACAGTCGATATGATAAAAACAACAAATGGGCTTTCATCTGAGCAAATACATGTAGGGCAAAGATTGAAGATCATTCCTAAAAAAATGACAATGCAAGGACAGTATATTCTTATGACGAGGGAGGAATTTGGGGATTGGTTATTTCACAACAGATTTACTAGAAAAATAAGTCTAATCCAACAACACCACACATGGTTACCATCATATAAGCAATTTTATAGTTCCAATCATTTTAAAATGTTGAAGAGTATGGAGAATTATCATGTAAATAAAATGGGATGGAAGAATATCGCTCAAAATATTACTACATTTCCTGATGGAAAAATAGCAGTTTCCAGGCCATTTGACATGGCTCCCGAAGGTTCAATTGGAGATGAGGCCAATTCTGTAGGGATAGCCATCGAAAATGTTGGCAACTTCGATATAGGTCATGATGTAATGACCGAGGAACAAAAGGAAACGATTGTTTATATCACTGCTTTGCTTTGTATAAAATTCGGGTTAACTCCATCCGTTGACAGTATTACTTATCATCATTGGTGGCATTACAGAACAAAGGAAAGAGTGTTAGATAACAGTAAAGAGTATGAGGTTAAAACTTGCCCCGGTACTGGATTCTTTGGAGGTAATTCTACAATTAGTGCAAAAACATATTTTTATCCCCTAGTGTCACGTAAAATGCAAGAAATTTCAGCATCTATGCATTGA
- a CDS encoding MarR family transcriptional regulator, with protein sequence MSKDSQIHNVEIIMREMLEIQQKSKMFVNLLSEGESLSQNQLILLLQLKINGGMKATEIADFFSVTPGAITSMCDKLEKLNLVQRVRESDDRRVVKMILTNSGESKVQDIFLKIPQEKLADIAKVLINVNKLMTTIF encoded by the coding sequence ATGTCAAAAGATAGTCAAATTCACAATGTGGAAATTATTATGAGAGAAATGCTTGAAATACAGCAAAAATCAAAAATGTTTGTAAATTTACTTTCTGAGGGTGAGTCACTATCCCAAAACCAGCTTATTCTTCTTCTCCAGCTGAAAATCAATGGTGGAATGAAAGCAACTGAGATTGCTGATTTTTTCAGTGTAACTCCTGGAGCAATTACATCAATGTGTGATAAACTAGAAAAATTAAATTTAGTACAACGGGTAAGAGAAAGTGACGACCGACGAGTAGTTAAAATGATCTTAACAAATAGTGGTGAATCTAAAGTTCAGGATATATTTTTGAAAATTCCACAAGAAAAATTAGCAGATATAGCAAAAGTATTAATCAATGTTAATAAGTTAATGACTACGATTTTTTAA
- a CDS encoding GntR family transcriptional regulator: MDIIISNSVKDPIYQQIIKQIKELVLTGKLSEGDSLPSIRQLAKDLQVSVITTKRAYEELESDGFIVSIVGKGSFIASQNQELLKERRLKIIEEKLIEIIEESKLVHLSKEELIELILILYGDDLK; the protein is encoded by the coding sequence ATGGATATCATTATTTCGAATTCCGTGAAAGACCCCATTTACCAGCAAATTATTAAGCAAATTAAGGAACTTGTTTTAACTGGAAAGCTGTCAGAAGGTGATTCACTCCCTTCTATTCGCCAGTTAGCAAAAGATTTGCAGGTTAGCGTTATTACGACAAAGCGAGCTTATGAAGAATTAGAGAGTGACGGGTTTATCGTCTCAATTGTTGGAAAGGGATCATTTATTGCTAGTCAAAATCAAGAGTTATTAAAAGAACGGCGTTTGAAAATAATCGAGGAAAAATTAATCGAAATCATTGAAGAAAGTAAGCTCGTTCATCTTTCAAAAGAGGAACTAATAGAATTGATTTTAATTTTGTATGGAGATGATTTGAAATGA